TCTCGGTCCTCGACACCCGTGACTACCTGTTCGGCCTCCAACGCGGAGCCGAGCACGAGATCGAGCTGGAGAAGGGCGTACGCCTGATCGCCTCCCTCGAAGCCGTGTCGGAGCCGGACGAAAAGGGCATGCGCACCGTGATGTGCACGCTTAACGGACAGTCCAGGCCGGTGGTGGTCCGCGACCGTTCCGTCGTCAGCAACGTCAAGGCAGCTGAAAAAGCGGACGCCAGCCAGCCGGGCCACGTCGCCGCACCCTTCGCCGGAGCCGTGACGCTCACGGTCAAGGTGGGCGACGCCGTGAACGCCGGCGACACCGTTGCCACCATCGAGGCCATGAAGATGGAGGCCTCAATTACGACGCCGGTGGCCGGCACGGTCGGGCGCCTCGCAGTCGGCGCCGTGGAACAGGTCCAGGGCGGAGACCTGCTGCTCGTCGTCGAGTAACCACACACACGAAAAGGGGCCTCCCGCCGGGAGGCCCCTTTTTGGTGTCTTGCGCTAGTGCTGTCCGGACGGCTCCGTACGGGCCGGCCGCGGTGTAGCGTACATGTCCGCGATGACGGCGTCGAAGTCCTTCATCACCTGGGCCCGCTTGACCTTCATGGAGGGGGTGAGATGGCCGGATGCCTCGGTGAAATCAGACGGTACGATCCGGAACGATTTAATGGCTTCCGCCTGGGACACTGACTGGTTGGCGCGGGTGATGAGGTCCTGGACGGCAGCCTTGACCACCGGATGGCCTGCCGCTTCCGCGACCGTGGTGCCGGCCGGAAGTCCGTGACGCTGCAGCCATCCCGGCAGGGCTTCCTCATCGAGTGTCACCAAGGCTCCGATGAACGGCATGTTGTCGCCCACAACCAGCACCTGGGAGACGAGGGCGTCGGCCCGGATCTGGTCTTCCAGCAGGGCAGGCACCACGTTCTTGCCGCTGGCCGTCACGATGATTTCCTTCTTGCGGCCTGTGATGGTCAGGAAGCCGTCGGCGTCCATTTGTCCGATGTCGCCCGTGCGGAACCAGCCGTCCACGAACGTGTCGGCTGCGAGGTCGTCGCGCTTGTAGTAGCCGCGCATCACGCAGACGCCCTTGGCGAGGATCTCGCCGTCGTCGGCTATTTTCACCGCATTCCCCGGCAGGGGAGCGCCCACCGTCCCGATCCTGATGAGCGAGGGAGTGTTGACCGTGATCGGCGCGGTGGTTTCGGTCAGGCCGTAGCCTTCAAGGATCTGCATGCCGATGCCCTGGAAGAAGTGCCCCAGGCGTTCACCCAGCGGACCGCCGCCGGACACTGCGTGTGCCACCTGGCCGCCCATGGCCGCGCGGAGCTTGCTATAGACAAGCTTGTCGAACAGCGCGTGGCGGAGTTTGAGGCCGAAGCCGATGGAACCGGCCTGCCGGGCCCGCGAGTAGGCGATGGCGGTGTCGGCTGCCTTGTGGAAGATGGCGCCCTTGCCGCTGTCCTCGGCCTTGGTCAGCGCGGAGTTATAGACCTTTTCGAATACGCGCGGGACGGCGAGGATGAACGTGGGCTTGTAGCTTTGCAGGTCCGGCAGGAGGTGCTTGATGTCCGGGGTGTGCGCCACAGTGACGCCGGCAGCCACGGCCAGGACCGAGATGAACCGGGCGAAAACGTGTGCGAGTGGCAGGAACATGATGGTTCGTGCCTGCTCGTGGACGATGCCTGAGAGCGAGGTGGCCAGTGCATTCTCGGACAACTCCACGAAGTTCCCGTGCGTCAGCTCGCAGCCCTTGGGCCGTCCGGTGGTGCCGGAGGTGTAGATGATCGTCGCGACGTCGGCCAGCGAAGCCAGGCTCCTGCGGGCTTCGAGCTCCTCGTCGCTGACGGTGGTGCCGGCCGCGCGGAGCTCGTCCAGCCCGGCGCCCTCAAGCTGCCAGACGTGGGCCAGGGATGAAAGCCCTTCCGAGGTTGCGGCCTGCCGGATGATGTCCTCGTGGTGCGCCGACTCGCCGAAGGCCGCGACGGCACCCGAGTCGCCCAGGTTCCAGGCGACCTGGCTGGGGGAGGAGGTTTCGTAGATGGGAACGGAGATGCCACCGGCAAACCAGATCGCAAAGTCGACCAGCGCCCACTCGTAGCGGGTGCGGGACATGATGCCGACGCGATCGCCTGCTGCCACTCCGCTGGCCATGAGGCC
Above is a window of Arthrobacter sp. FB24 DNA encoding:
- a CDS encoding AMP-dependent synthetase/ligase; its protein translation is MREFSVPPLVNVPPETNITDLVLRQAAKASNPSLFSRLDAAGQWQDISATDFLADVRILAKGLMASGVAAGDRVGIMSRTRYEWALVDFAIWFAGGISVPIYETSSPSQVAWNLGDSGAVAAFGESAHHEDIIRQAATSEGLSSLAHVWQLEGAGLDELRAAGTTVSDEELEARRSLASLADVATIIYTSGTTGRPKGCELTHGNFVELSENALATSLSGIVHEQARTIMFLPLAHVFARFISVLAVAAGVTVAHTPDIKHLLPDLQSYKPTFILAVPRVFEKVYNSALTKAEDSGKGAIFHKAADTAIAYSRARQAGSIGFGLKLRHALFDKLVYSKLRAAMGGQVAHAVSGGGPLGERLGHFFQGIGMQILEGYGLTETTAPITVNTPSLIRIGTVGAPLPGNAVKIADDGEILAKGVCVMRGYYKRDDLAADTFVDGWFRTGDIGQMDADGFLTITGRKKEIIVTASGKNVVPALLEDQIRADALVSQVLVVGDNMPFIGALVTLDEEALPGWLQRHGLPAGTTVAEAAGHPVVKAAVQDLITRANQSVSQAEAIKSFRIVPSDFTEASGHLTPSMKVKRAQVMKDFDAVIADMYATPRPARTEPSGQH